One window of the Shewanella maritima genome contains the following:
- a CDS encoding FadR/GntR family transcriptional regulator, which translates to MSTQFTPIGGSKRSLHVQVACEMARSIISGDLPQGDIIPGEMELCTQFGVSRTALREAIKLLTSKGLLESKPKVGTRVRPQEHWNYLDSQLLDWLIDMDKTEYLYHEFLALRKAIEPEACACAARNASVEQRMQLSELFQKMDSIAKGFDQDEWVDVDLEFHKLIFISTGNSFFLPFANVLSTMFKSFFHHASKRGTTCIEEHRAIYEGIMAGNADRARQASLDLLTASDHELEAIQ; encoded by the coding sequence ATGAGCACCCAATTTACACCTATCGGCGGGTCAAAACGGAGTCTGCATGTGCAAGTTGCCTGTGAAATGGCGCGAAGCATTATTTCAGGTGACCTGCCTCAAGGCGATATTATTCCTGGTGAGATGGAGCTTTGCACCCAGTTCGGTGTTAGCCGCACAGCACTGCGTGAAGCAATTAAGTTATTAACTTCTAAAGGTTTGCTAGAGTCTAAGCCAAAGGTCGGCACCCGTGTGCGACCACAAGAGCACTGGAACTACCTAGATTCACAATTACTCGATTGGCTGATTGATATGGATAAAACTGAGTATCTGTATCACGAGTTTTTAGCACTGCGTAAAGCCATTGAGCCTGAAGCATGTGCCTGTGCCGCTCGTAATGCCTCGGTAGAGCAGCGTATGCAGCTTTCTGAACTGTTCCAAAAGATGGATAGCATCGCCAAAGGTTTTGATCAGGACGAGTGGGTTGATGTAGACCTTGAGTTCCATAAGCTGATTTTCATTTCAACAGGTAACAGCTTCTTCTTGCCATTTGCCAACGTGCTTTCAACTATGTTTAAGAGCTTCTTCCATCACGCCTCTAAGCGCGGAACAACTTGTATTGAAGAACATAGAGCAATCTATGAGGGCATTATGGCGGGGAATGCAGACAGAGCACGTCAAGCTAGCCTAGACCTGCTAACTGCAAGTGACCATGAGTTAGAAGCGATTCAATAA